Part of the Flavobacteriales bacterium genome, TCTCCGAGCCATAGTTTAGCCTCGGCGCCATTTTCTACGACGTGTACACCATCAAACCCATGAACTGTGACATTGGCGGTATCTTTGAAGTATATCTTTGAGATCAAAGGCGTACTTCCATAAAAATCCCTCAGCAACAAATGAAGAATTAATTCTCCGAACTCACCACGTCGGCTATACTTATCAGTATTATAGATTGTCCTTGCAGCCTCCAGTAGTCTTTTTCTTATTTCTGTAATTGGGATGCTACCACCGGTGTGATGTCCCAATGCAAATTCAGGAATAACCTCTGCAATGACATTGGCTAATGGTTGCAGGCGAAATCGGTTCTGGTCATAGCCAACATGATAGGCACGTAAAGTGGCGTCGGATATTTGTTCCTCAATTACTTTCTCTGATTTGAATGGTCTGCTCAAAGCCGTGATTTTTATGCAAAATACGGAATTTCAGAGCGTTTATAGGACTGCTTACGGTTCTCCTACCTGCTGGTAAATAATCCGTACTTGATTGATTGTAAATACTTTGCCTCTGTAATCGCCGACTTCCTTACGAAATGGCTTTAGCCAACTATTCAACGTCTTCAAGCTCACACCATACGCCGCCGCCAACTGGCTTTTTGACTGTGCTTTTATTTTTGTTCTTGGCTCCATGACTGTCATACAAAACAACATTAGGAGCTGGGGAGCTGCAAGGAATTACCGGGGAAAGATCAACCGTTGTAAAAATCTCAACAACGGTTGTGTTAAATCTTACAACGGTTGTAAGTGAGACACGCTCAAACCTGTGATTTTTAGTCTGTCTTTTGTCCATCATTTGTGAAAATTTGTGAATCATCAGTGCGGGTTTTGTGCACATTTGTCTGATTTCACGTTTTTAACTTCCCGTTTTTTCAAATACTACCCGACTACGCTACTACAACTACTACTGCTACTACGGCGGGTTTTAGCTTAGTCTCTTATTATCAGTTATTTATATCTATGTAGTAGTGTAGTAGTTGTAGTATTTAAGTCTGTGCATGTCTGTTTTTTTATCTTTACAGACCCAAATCCATGAGCCAGGACACAGCCATATTGACCAGCGAACAACAGGATGCCATGCAGCTTGCCATTGAAGCACAGGTGAACCTGCTGAACATTGAGTTCAGAAAGTTCTACGACGGCCAGTATAATTATGAGTTCGAGAAAAGGGTGGGCGTGATCGAGGACGGACTGATCGAGCGATTTGTCAGCATCTGGGGCATGGAGGCCTCCGGCAATGGAGAGAAGCAATTCAACGAAATTGCCGGATACGACAGCCTGCAAAAGGCCATCAAGGAGTTTGTGAAAGGGAAGCTGAACGCTTACCGGGACAGCAAGAAGTCCGGTTAGTTGTTGAGCAAGTCCTTGACGTATGCCGGCACTTCCTCAGCGGCCTGTCCGAATGATCTCCTGACTTCATCCTGGTACTTGTCCTCATCCGAATCCGTCCGTTCTATCACCGCATAGACTTTCCTGGGACTACCGTTCACCCGTTTGGATACCGGGCTGCCAAAGCCTAACCGTTCCATTGCATAGGACAGCTTCTTGATCGAGAGCCGCATCCCGGAGAAAGCATTGATCCGGGTCAGCATTTCGGACGGCATAAGGAACCTGGCGTGGGCGTTGGTGGGTTCACACGGCTCGTACATCTTCATCAGCCATTCTTCCTCCGGTGGAACCTGCCGGTAGATTTCATTCACCTGGTTCAACTGGATCATTTCTTCCTGGGTGAACCAGTAGTTGTACTTGTTCTCAAGCAGGTGCAAGGCCTGCGCCCAGACCTTGCCCATATCAAGGTCGTGGTTGAAGGAAATGTCTTTGGTCGTAAACACCAGGTAACGGCGGTTCTCGTTATCGGTCAGGAACTTTGGGTTGTTCACGCTGCCCATGAACGAACAGATGCGTTGCCGCTTCCGGGCGAACCTGTGCCAGGTTTTCCGGTTGGTCACGAACGGGGCGGTGATGATGGCCTTCATGGAGTTGAAGTCCTTGCCGAAGATCGTTTCAAGCTGGTCGTCCACGTTCACGAACCATTTTTCAGCCAGGAAATTGGCCGTGTTCACGTCCGTAAGGGAAGGGTTGATGTGGGAGCATACCAGGAACTCGCGCATACTGGCCGGGCAAAGGTTGTTCAACCAGGTCGTCTTGCCGATGCCCTGGCCACCGACCAGGATGAGGCAAAGGTGGTTCACGCCTTGGCCAAGGGCAGTCGCTACGCTGGCCACCATCCATTTCTCCAGGTATGGCCGCCACAATTCGGTCAGCTTGACCTTTCCCACCTTGATGTCGGCAATGGTCACCGTCTCGGCGAGCTGGCCGATGTAGTCGGTTTGCCCGTCGTACTGCGGGAGTTTGTCAAAGTAGATTTGGAGCGGGTTGTACTCGTCGGTGAGCTTTGAGTTCAGGATTTTGGTCAGTACCGTATCGGATACCTTGAAGCCATCCAGTTGCAGGTCGATCCACAGGCTGTTTAGGTAGGCTTCATCCAGGACAACGAAATCGCCCTTGTCAATCGCCCGTATCTCGATCTCCAGGGTAAGCTGGTTGCGCCGGAATTCGTACTTGAAGTCCAGGTAATCCTTGATCTCCAGCAACGTGTGCTTCTTCTTTGGTTTCTTACCGGACTTCTTGATATTCTTTCGCTGTAATGTCATGCTTTCGGTTCTCGTCGTATTTCTTCCACAGCAACCGCATCATTATTTCGCGGTCAGTGGGATCCATTTCATTGATGTACGATGTAAGTCTTGACGGCAACTGGATAGTGTGCTGGCGGTTATTCTTGATCGTTTCGCTGATGAGGTAACGTTTGCCTTTTACCATCCATGCAGGAAGGTCCATGACGCCGTGAATAAAGCAAACCGCTTCCAGGCAGACCTTTTCATCGCGTAGCCTGGTGATCTGTTTCAATCTCCCGGAAGCCAGTTCCATGTTCTCCATTTCCAGCCCGGAGATGTAATGCTCGGTTTCATGGTGGTAGTCCACCAGGCAGTTGATGATCTCGTTTTGCATGGCCACGAACTTATCGCTCACCTTGCCCTGATCGGCCAGGTATTGCAGGTTGTCCTGCAATAAGGTGACGGCATGCACAAACCTGTCGTTGATCCGGTCGAAATCATAGGCAACCGGCATCAGCGGGAATTATTTCTATGCCTTTTTCGCCGGTCATACTCACCGGAAACGACGGCATAGATGGTTCGCTCTTTCAGGAAATAAGTTTGGGAAAGCTGGGCAAGGATGTAGTCGTTGCTGTATCCCTGGCTGCTCAGTTTGTTGTACTGCTCGGATATGGCCTTGTTCCGGGATTGGAACAATTCTTTGTCGGTAGGCATCAGACGGTGGTGTTTCGTTCCAGGAACTCATAGAGGCTGGGTTTGTAATAGCGTATTTTTCTTCCGTGCTGGCTGGATTTGACCTCATTGTTGTTGCGAAGCATCCGCAGCTTGTCCTGCTTCACATCCAGGATTTTCTGGGCCTCCTTGCCGGATACCCACAATTCTCCGTTGCTCCCCTGCTTCATGGATTTGGTGAGTTCCGTATTGGCATCCCGGATGCCTTGTCTGACTGTATGCTTGATCTCAGCAAGCATTTTATAGTAGGCCTCTTTTTCAAAGACGATGATCTCCATAGGTGCTGATTTATTCGGTTGCGGAAACTCGGTTGCCGTCCTTTCCTCCATTGTAGCTTTCTTGGTCCTCATTCAGGATCAACTGGCATTTGGCTTTTAATGTACCGGCTGTGATTTGCGCTTGCTCTACCAGAAGCAGGGCACTTTCAAAAATCCGTTGTGCACAATACGTCCGCACCTTACCACCATTGAAAAATTTATAAATGGTGGACCGGGAGATACCCGTCTGTTCCGAAATGTCGTATGCAGCCCTTGTCGGCAGTGCCTTTTTAAGGTTTTGGATTTCTTGCTCACTGAACATCTTTTGGGAATTTACCAGTGTAAATACTTATTTTGAGTACAAAATGTTTAATTTAGCACCAAAAATATACCTATAAAAAGTATATTCAAAGATTATATTTACTTTATTTGGTTAAATTTTAGTCAACTTTTAGTCTAACAAACCCATGAGTAAAGCGAAAAAGCAGATAAGTCAACGCTTCCTGGAAACTGTTGAATTGTTGAAAAAAAACGGACAAGTGAAAACGTACACCGAATTCTGCCAGGCGATCAACGTGCGCCAGCAGAATTTCAACGACATCAAATCCGGCAGACGCTATGTAACAACCGGCATGTTGCAGGATATGGCTGCCAGGTATCCCGTCAGCCTGGACTACATCATCACCGGAAAGAAATCCCCGGAAAGCAAACAGGAGATCGTCAAACCGGTTGTGGTTACCCTGGATCAATCCGGTCAGGATAATATCGCAATGGTGGACGCGAAAGCCGCAGCCGGTTACCTGGCCGGGCATACCGACCCGGAGTTCTTCCATGAATTACCGGTCTTTAACCTGCCGGATGCCAGATTCCGCAACGGTACGTTCCGATGCTTCCAGGTGGAGGGAGACAGTATGAACGATACCATCTATCACAATGATTGGGTGATCGCCCGGTATGTGGATGATCCCCGGAACACCAGGGATGGTTTCGTCCATGTGATTGTTACCAATGACGGCATTGTCGTGAAGCGGCTGTTCAATACGCTGACCAAAAATAGGAAGCTTACCCTGGTTAGCGACAACGATGAATTCCCGCCCTATGAAGTGCATGGCAAGGATGTAAAGGAAATATGGTACGTTGTGGCGAAACTGAGTTATTATCTTCCGACCAAGCCGAATGACCTCAAGGAGCAGGTGGAGGCGTTGCAGGCCAGCTTGGGTAAGTTGTCGGATGAGGTTAGGAAGTTGAAAAAGAAGTAATTTGCCACTTACTTATGAAAGCACTGATAAATAGAACTCTTTCTCACATTATTAAGAACCAAATCAAGTATGTTCCGATTCTTATTGGAACAATTTTTTTCTTTCTTTTTTACATTCCTTTGGGATGGCTCCCTGATTATGCTGGTTTAAGTAAAACTGAAGACCCTGGAAAGATAGCCGAGGTTATTATTTCTGTTCTTAGTTCTATTCTGGGGGTATCTATCGCGCTGGTTTTGATCGGTTTTGAGCTTTTCAGGACAAGGCTTGGCATAACAGGTGTTAGGCATTTCTTACGAAATCCCGAAGTGGTTTTCATCCTTGCTTTTCAGGTCAGTATCCTCTGCTACTCTTTTGTTTTTTTAATATTGAAAGGAGATGTAGTTGACTACGCGGAGTTAACAGCATTATATTTTCTCTGTTTCCTTTTTATATTTGGCATAGTCCTGCTTTGGCCTATCTCCAAAAGAGTGATTTCAGCGCCAGGATCACACAAAGCAATTCTGGCAGTTATAGCAGAGGAATGCAATAAGATAACAACTGATAATATTGCAACCCTCATTGGTTATAGTCATGGAATGCTGAATTACGACGATTTGGAAAAGCTTGATAATTCTCCGTTTCTGATACTCCGCGACTTGGGTGTTCGATATGCGCAGGAAGGGAATCAGCATATTCCTGCGCTCATTATTCAGGAATCTACCAAGAAATTTATTCCATTCGTGACCAATGATGTAGACAGGAGAGCACTTCGGGAAGGATACAATGTCTTATTTATAATTTGGAATGGCATCGTCAATGCGTCATTAAAGAATGAGGGATATATCGCATTGAAAAAAATATGGGGTGCTATTGAAGAAATTCATAAACACCACGCAAATAACTCGATAGAGCTGATAAGAACAGAATCTTTGGATGACTATTATGTCGATTTTGTTGAGCGCCTTTTAGCAAACGATCAGGATGAGATTATTTTCCAAGGAATGTTCGCGATAGAGAGAATATTTGGGCTGCACCTTGAAAAAAGCTTGCCTGAAGAAGATACAATTGATGACCTGAAGTTCATGTTTGGCCTTAAAGCAAACACCAGACATGACATAGATGCTGCCTTGCAGTGGAATTTTATTGTTCACAACATACCTTATATGCTCACTACCCTAATTGATAAAGCTATAGACCATAAGAAAGTCAGGGTGGTTGATTATGCATGTTCATCTTTGCAGCAATTGATTTCCACTGTTATCGGTACCGACATGGGTAAATACCAAGAAAATTATCTGGTAGTCGACTTATTCGGGTCTGTCCTTTACTCAATAAAGAGAGGAACAAAGGCGGGTGTGTTAGAAAGTGAGTCAACCTTCAGGATTATTGATTCAATGGTTCTTTCGGACATAATCCGTAAGAAGCCTCCTTATTTGAGTATTATTCTTCGATATGTAATCGATCATCTGAAGAACCTACATAGCCAAGGTAAGTTGATCTTGTTTGGATCAATGGCAAGATCGTTAGGTGGTCAGTTCAGATTAGTAATGCAGATTCATGAGAAAGGTGATGCTGAGACTGTAATGGTGGTAAATGACCTGCTTAAGTTTATTGACTGGCTACGAAGCCAATATGAGAAGGAAATCGAATCCAATTCTAAGAATTATATAGCTCTTTATGACATTGTCGAATCCCTTGCAAGCGATCATAAAAACACTCCTGAAATAGGAACTGTTAACGGCGTGATGGAGCGTGTTCCAAAGGAACAAGACAAAATCTCAAGCGAGCTACTCACTTCCTTGTCATCAACCCTAAATTCCTTTAAAAAGTTGACCGAAGCTAAAACTGTTGCAAAATCCGATCAGATATTCTGATAAGAACCTAATCTTCTTTTGTTCTTTCGGGCTGCGGAGTTGGCCTTGGTGCTACTGGTTCTGCACCTTCGGTTTGAATTTCATTGGGTGGTGGTGGTGGTGGTGGCGGTGGTTCGACAGGCTTGGAATCTTGGGAACCGCCATTTTGTTGATCTTCTTCCGGTGTCATTATCTCTGAGTTATGTGATTCGTTCGGCGCTTGAAAGAAGTTGCTAAGATAAACAATTGAGGTTGCCATTGTCAAGTAAACTGCAATAACAAGTCCTTGTTTTGCTCTAAATAGGTATTTGAATTTCAAATCATTGATTAATCGGTTCTTGTCAATACTTTCGGTGAATTTGTTTAGTACCCCTTGCTTGAAGGCTTCATTGATATCACTTATCGTTCCATTTCGCTCATTGTAATATTGCATAAGATCGCCATACCAATCCTGCAACTTCTTGGCACCAGCTACATAGGAATAATCATACCCAGTCCAGATACCTGTATATGATCGTGTGATGTGGATTATGCTAAACAGCAGGACTAATGCCGTTCCAATGCTCAGAATAACGAAGATAGCATTGAGACAATAACTATCCTTGCCATAGCTGAAGGTGGTAACGAAATAAAATAGAATTGAAACGATGGCAGTCACTGTAATGATTGGGATATTGAGTGCGTTTTGTAACTCAAGTTTCCTATCATTCTCTTTAAAATATAACTCTTTGAAGAACTCAAAAAGATTCATCCGGTAATTATTTATCTTCCTCAAGATGATAATGGTAGCGCGGGGGAGATTTGAACTCCCGACCTCCGGGTTCACCTAATCCATAATTTTCATTACGGGGCGGACTATATCACCGCCGTCAGCATAACCTGTTACGGCGGGGGGCGTTCGATGCTGGTTATTAAGGGGACTAAACCCCTCCAGTAGTCTCTGCACCTTCCGGGAGTGTACTCCCGGCTTGGCTCATGATTGCCATATCCATTTTCAGGATGAAGGTTTCCATGAGTTAACCCCCTGCTCACCATGCAGTTTCCCGCATGGGGCACAAGCTTAATTGCCTATGAATCCGACGCTCTAACCAACTGAGCTACCGCGCCATTTAATACGATGTGAAAGAACACTGTGTAAACTATGTGTAAACCAGTCGCACAATATACGGCCTAATTTACTATCCCTTAATTACTTCCGGCGGAGGCTATCCAGAGTTATGAATCCGACGCTCTAACCAACTGAGCTACCGCGCCATTTTTTTGTTAGTAGATAGTAGTTAGTAGATAGTCGCTAGTACTAACTACTAACTACTATCTACTAACTACTATCTACTATCTTCAAAACAGGTTGGCAAAAATAGTAAACTTTCGCTTATATGAAACATCCGGACATCAGGCATTTACGGTGATATGCATCATGTTT contains:
- a CDS encoding helix-turn-helix domain-containing protein, with translation MEIIVFEKEAYYKMLAEIKHTVRQGIRDANTELTKSMKQGSNGELWVSGKEAQKILDVKQDKLRMLRNNNEVKSSQHGRKIRYYKPSLYEFLERNTTV
- a CDS encoding LexA family transcriptional regulator, which encodes MSKAKKQISQRFLETVELLKKNGQVKTYTEFCQAINVRQQNFNDIKSGRRYVTTGMLQDMAARYPVSLDYIITGKKSPESKQEIVKPVVVTLDQSGQDNIAMVDAKAAAGYLAGHTDPEFFHELPVFNLPDARFRNGTFRCFQVEGDSMNDTIYHNDWVIARYVDDPRNTRDGFVHVIVTNDGIVVKRLFNTLTKNRKLTLVSDNDEFPPYEVHGKDVKEIWYVVAKLSYYLPTKPNDLKEQVEALQASLGKLSDEVRKLKKK